The DNA segment CTGCCTCCTCCAGCCGTCGGCAGCTGGATCCTGGTGAACCTCGGCTACAAGAGAAAGGTGACGTCGACCGTGACCCAGGGGTGGGATAGCAACAATACTCGctcctgggacatcaaacttgagaTGAGACTAAGCGTTGACAAGAGGAAGTGGACCAAACACCCGGACGGGAAGGTGAGCGCGGGGGGCCAATCAAGTCGACTGTGACCGCATCCTTCAATCTTGTcacaacaaacaaggaaacattcCATTTTTAGTTCATCGGCGGTGGGACTCATCTGCTTGAGACGCCCGCAATCGCTCAGTACGTCTGCATCCTGCCGCTAGAAAATTGTCCAGAATTTGGCCTCCGCTTCGACATCTTGGGATGCGCACAAGAGGGTGAGCAACACAATTTGCCGCTTTGGTTGCCGAAAACAACAATCCCAAAACATGCCACGAACTCTCGCCTTTTGTCCGACAGATGAGACGACCTGTGCCGGAAAGTTCAACAGCCTCCGCTTCACCAATTCGATGACATGAGTCACGCTTGACACAATGTTTCATGACCGCCTGTCGTCAATGTCACGTGTGTGTCTTCTGCAGGTTCTACTGTCCGCCCGGGTGTGACAAAGAGGAACACTTTGTCTTCGGAACGATGGTCTACTCTGCAGTACGGGATTGCCTGACCCCACCGGTGGACTTCTTGTCTGTGACTGCAAGTATGTGTAAATGCAGCACTCGCACATCTGCGCGGCTGCTATTCACGCTGGAGTCATTCAGAACAACATCGGAGGAGATTGCATTGTGATGAGCGCTCCCGAGCAGCACGTTTACTTGGGCTCCACCGGGAACGGGAGCACCTCCAGACAGAGAAGTCCCATGAAGAGCAACCGACTAATTATCACTTTATTATTTGCACTGGGTGTGTATTTTATGTTTGCAGACAGGGGTgagttaaaaacatttttaggtCACGCCAACTGTCATGACGACTAAAACTCACACAGGGTCTCGCCTGCAGAGCCCAGATGCTCGtcacctgactgggaggagtttgcgggGTTCTGCTACAAACATTTTGACGATGAATTGAACTGGGCTGATCTTCAACGGGTCTGCCATGGTATTGGTGCCAAACTGGTGTCCATCCGCACCGAGGTGGAGCAGGCGTGGGTTAAAGTGCCTCTAATGTTGGCGCGCATCCCAACCTTAAATTTCCAACAGTCTCCGTAGAACGACTTGATGGGTGCAATATCTGAGAACCGGATGAGAGCTCTGTTCCCATCCGTTCCTGCAGAAACCAGCGACATGTGGACCGAACTGAACAACCTGGTGCTTCCCGGCACGTTTGTGTGGTcggaccgccacaaggtgacctTCACCCACTGGGCCAGCGTGTCAGCCTCGGTAAACACTCTGTGGCTGTGTTACGGCAGGTGCGTGGTCAAATCAGCATTTGGAAGATGAATAGATTTGCGCTCCACTGAAATTGATTGTTTTCCTTCAGACTGGAAGAAGATGGAAGCCAATGTCTTGCGCCCAAGTCAACAGCTTCATGTGCGAAATGCCCCACAGAGCATTTTCCAATTGCCTCATCAAAGCCACAGGTGGCGTCATAGAGTCAACCTCGCTGTGTCGGTTCCAAACATCCCAAGACCAACCGAAGTCCATGGAGAAAATTAACAATGCAAGCAAGACATCGAAGACGAAATTTTAATGCCCTTCCTACTCTGCTCAAAATAAATAGTATCAccattttaacaaaaaaaacccacaaaaacaaaaaaaatgtcactgacTAAGGACAACATACCTGTACAGCTGCTGCGAGAAGGCCTGGAGAGCAAACTTATCATAAgtgtttttggcatttagctTAGCTGTTATTAGCCAACTAGATGTCATGTCCAGATGCAATGTGAACAAGCGTGCGATGTTCACTAAGACTCGACTCTACTTGGTTTGTCCTTTTCTCTTGACAACTTTGAATGCCTTTTTGTAAGGTTACTGACTCAAAGAGCAAAACACATTGTACAGAAATTCCAGTGCTTTCAAAGAGCCCAATTGTAAGAACGTGAGACAAGAATAGTTTTAAAGCTGGAATGAAAGGTTCAAAGTCAATTATTGCTCtcattcattgttttgtttttactcatGTCGTGTTGTCTTGTCCTCATCGGCCTGTAGAAAGCGAGCCCAGACTTGacagctttttgttttattctacaaaccggatttggttgaagttgggaaattgtgtaaaatgtaaataaaaacaaaacacaatttgaaaatccatttcaacctatattcaattgaatacacgacaaagacaacatatttaatgctcaaattcattatctttatttttcaaataataatttacttaGATTTTCATGGCTGCAGCTCGTGCAGTAGAAGTTAGGAAAGAGCATGTTTACCACTatgttacatcacctttccttttgataacattcaataaacatttttggaagagaggagactaccgtatttttccatgtatattgcgcaaaatttaactaatttattgtcctaaaatctggggtgcgcattatacatgggtacaattattattattttttttgtaaggaAATCATTgtccaacaatttttgaagaaaatcttgtcacggatggagtgtggaaaggagcagggcaaccaagtgcagcttggaccagggttcattggaggaactcaaaacacagacttggtaaactaatataactctctaacaaaaccaacaacaggactgaccgacaaagacgtggaacaaaaagacagaaaaaaaatctgttcctaattagcctgatcacatgtgggatgttccaaacaccgtttttttttcatgtataatgcgcaaagtttaactaatttattgtcctaaaatctggggtgcgcattatacatgggtacaaaaaaaataaaataaaaatattattattttttaaatccagatatcatacggaggccaccattacagatgcgctttcttctctgctgttcacttcaaacacgctccatacgaacacaatgctctcgtatcagacgcttgctagatcacctgctcgtttgctgtcacaatgtaccctacacaaatccgaaaaatTCCTTTGCTactgagtatgctagcgcatgcgcagtgatactgaccgtcaGAATATCTTatcaagaaaatcttgtcacggatggagtgtggaaaggagcagggcgaccaagtgcagcttggaccagggttcattggaggaactcaaaacacagac comes from the Syngnathus typhle isolate RoL2023-S1 ecotype Sweden linkage group LG18, RoL_Styp_1.0, whole genome shotgun sequence genome and includes:
- the LOC133143113 gene encoding lactadherin-like, translating into MCNSQQRCHIELLKDQSCPATYKYLQMVYSCEQKVCLDSLGIADGSVADSSFKASSMKDATPVKARLNRESCWKPSRNPVGSWILVNLGYKRKVTSTVTQGWDSNNTRSWDIKLEMRLSVDKRKWTKHPDGKFIGGGTHLLETPAIAQYVCILPLENCPEFGLRFDILGCAQEGSTVRPGVTKRNTLSSERWSTLQYGIA